One Spinacia oleracea cultivar Varoflay chromosome 4, BTI_SOV_V1, whole genome shotgun sequence DNA segment encodes these proteins:
- the LOC110791438 gene encoding high affinity nitrate transporter 2.5, translating to MVTRVNDEFETKKFGDLPVDTENKAMIFPLFSVAKPHMRAFHLSWFTYFTCFISTFAAPPLLPIIRDNLNLTANDIGNAGVGSVAGAIFARLALGAACDMVGPRLAAATICFITVPAVFLSSMASSPTAFFIMRFFTGFSLATFVSTQYWMSCMFSPKVVGLANGQSGGWGNLGGGVANLVMPFLYSFILNKTPADTPFTAWRVAFFIPAGLQMFSAYAVMLFGQDLPDGNFLQMQKSGAMHKDKASKIVYHAVTNYRSWITAIGYGFCFGVELAVTNVVVYYFYDRFNLNLNLAGIVGALFGMVNIFSRSSGGWFSDFMAKKFGMRGRLWGWWTVQTLSGVMCIVMGRMNTLSSTIAVMMIFSFLVQAAEGLTFGVVPFVSRRSLGVVSGLSGAGGNAGAVICQVIFFRGSQFKIEHGLTYMGIVIIACTLSLGTINFPQWGGMFCGPKPNVTEEDYYMREWDAEEQEQGLHRVSMKFAEGSRNERSSKVISVTEEEDSTPTPVNNV from the coding sequence ATGGTTACTAGAGTTAATGATGAGTTCGAAACAAAAAAGTTCGGAGATTTACCGGTGGATACAGAGAACAAGGCAATGATATTTCCTCTGTTCTCTGTAGCAAAGCCTCATATGAGAGCATTCCATTTGAGTTGGTTTACATACTTCACATGTTTCATATCAACTTTCGCTGCACCACCTCTCTTACCCATAATCCGTGACAACCTCAATCTAACCGCCAATGACATTGGTAATGCCGGTGTTGGCTCGGTAGCCGGGGCGATCTTCGCCCGTCTCGCCTTAGGTGCCGCCTGTGACATGGTGGGCCCGCGTCTTGCTGCTGCAACAATCTGTTTCATAACAGTCCCTGCTGTTTTCCTCTCTTCAATGGCCAGTTCGCCTACAGCGTTTTTCATAATGCGGTTCTTCACTGGTTTTTCATTGGCTACATTTGTGTCAACCCAATACTGGATGAGTTGCATGTTCTCTCCGAAAGTAGTCGGGCTTGCGAACGGGCAGTCGGGCGGGTGGGGCAACCTCGGCGGAGGTGTAGCCAACTTAGTCATGCCGTTTCTTTATAGCTTTATCCTTAATAAAACACCGGCCGACACGCCGTTCACGGCGTGGAGGGTGGCGTTTTTCATCCCCGCCGGCCTACAAATGTTTTCGGCTTATGCAGTCATGCTTTTCGGGCAGGATCTTCCTGACGGAAACTTCCTGCAAATGCAGAAATCTGGTGCAATGCACAAAGACAAAGCTTCCAAGATTGTATACCATGCAGTCACAAATTACAGGAGCTGGATTACTGCTATAGGGTACGGGTTCTGTTTCGGGGTTGAGCTAGCCGTAACAAACGTTGTTGTTTACTACTTCTATGACAGATTCAACCTGAACCTGAACCTAGCAGGGATTGTTGGTGCTCTTTTCGGGATGGTTAACATCTTCTCCAGGTCTTCCGGTGGTTGGTTTTCCGATTTCATGGCGAAGAAGTTCGGGATGAGGGGTAGATTATGGGGTTGGTGGACTGTGCAGACACTAAGTGGTGTAATGTGTATCGTTATGGGACGCATGAACACTTTAAGCTCCACCATTGCTGTTATGATGATCTTCTCCTTTTTAGTTCAAGCAGCTGAAGGACTCACATTCGGGGTCGTTCCTTTTGTCTCCAGAAGATCATTGGGCGTGGTTTCGGGATTGTCTGGAGCAGGTGGAAATGCGGGTGCAGTGATATGTCAAGTGATTTTCTTTAGAGGATCACAATTCAAAATAGAACACGGGTTAACTTACATGGGTATTGTGATCATAGCATGTACCCTTAGCTTAGGTACCATAAACTTCCCACAGTGGGGCGGTATGTTTTGCGGTCCAAAACCAAATGTCACAGAAGAAGACTACTACATGAGGGAATGGGATGCTGAAGAGCAGGAGCAAGGGCTTCATAGGGTAAGCATGAAGTTCGCGGAAGGCAGCCGGAATGAGAGAAGCTCGAAAGTAATTTCTGTTACAGAAGAAGAAGATAGCACACCAACACCAGTTAATAATGTCTAG